A region of Hymenobacter tibetensis DNA encodes the following proteins:
- a CDS encoding helix-turn-helix domain-containing protein — MPVQQQSPFLRELARRLKAVREERHLTLQEVYDATGVHVSRLESGRRNVALLTVAMLCRYYQVGLGVVVTDLEHLLVEEDTH; from the coding sequence ATGCCGGTACAGCAACAGTCTCCTTTCCTACGCGAGTTAGCCCGTCGTCTAAAAGCCGTTCGGGAGGAGCGTCATCTCACATTGCAGGAGGTGTATGATGCAACAGGTGTACATGTCAGTCGTCTTGAATCTGGTCGACGCAATGTTGCATTGCTTACCGTAGCAATGCTTTGCCGTTACTATCAAGTAGGCTTAGGAGTTGTCGTCACAGATTTGGAGCACCTACTAGTTGAAGAAGACACACACTAG